One part of the Cyprinus carpio isolate SPL01 chromosome A25, ASM1834038v1, whole genome shotgun sequence genome encodes these proteins:
- the LOC122135649 gene encoding LOW QUALITY PROTEIN: P3 protein-like (The sequence of the model RefSeq protein was modified relative to this genomic sequence to represent the inferred CDS: inserted 1 base in 1 codon), translating into MKTVLALSCLLLIAQAEDPEEPDRNPKPLQYLYIGDGSSQEFEFPQNTPGVIVISSRYRSSGGRKGRESLKQTVRVRSLDPDVISILNVSDSGRSGAVSSYVISIRSGVPGTAPLLIQLLDLYRDXEPVLIEERSDYSIRVAAGGDDPGSSGLAHFSENPVLFALLPLIFINKCAFGCKVEVEVLLGLLRRPVPLLLGVAGQFLIMPLYAYGLSCLVSLPKALSLGLVITCSAPGGGGGYLYSLLLGGDVTLAISMTLISTVVAAAAMPLSSALYGRLLGVHAALHVPFVKILGTLLFIAIPISLGMLVKLRLPAASPASCLLALIRPFSFVLIVGGIFMAYQMGSSILANVQPPIVVAGVTVPVFGLLVGFGLARLAGLAPAQRKTVSIEVGVQNSLLALAVMQLSFQRTEADYASQAPFIVALSSTSEMLLLVLVHIVQRRLCLPPASGTGT; encoded by the exons ATGAAGACGGTGCTCGCGTTGAGCTGTCTGCTGTTAATCGCTCAAGCGGAAGACCCCGAAGAACCCGACCGGAACCCGAAGCCCCTCCAGTACCTGTACATCGGCGACGGCTCCTCGCAGGAGTTCGAGTTTCCCCAGAACACGCCCGGAGTGATCGTCATCTCCAGCCGGTACCGCAGCTCCGGAGGCCGGAAGGGTCGCGAGAGCCTCAAACAGACGGTTCGGGTGAGATCTCTGGACCCGGACGTGATCTCCATCCTCAACGTGAGTGACAGCGGACGCTCGGGAGCCGTGAGCAGTTACGTCATCAGCATCCGGTCTGGGGTGCCGGGCACGGCTCCGCTGCTCATCCAGCTGCTGGACCTGTACAGAG TCGAGCCGGTTCTGATCGAGGAGCGGAGCGATTACTCCATCAGGGTGGCGGCGGGCGGCGATGACCCCGGGTCCAGCGGACTCGCGCACTTCTCGGAGAACCCCGTCCTGTTCGCGCTGCTGCCGCTCATCTTCATCAACAAGTGTGCGTTTGGCTGTAAGGTGGAGGTGGAGGTTCTGCTGGGTCTGCTGAGGAGGCCGGTGCCGCTGCTGCTGGGCGTAGCGGGTCAGTTCCTCATAATGCCGCTCTATGCGTACGGGCTGTCCTGCCTGGTGTCCCTTCCCAAGGCGCTGTCGCTGGGGCTGGTCATCACCTGCTCGGCCCCGGGCGGAGGCGGGGGGTACCTCTACAGCCTGCTGCTGGGCGGAGACGTCACCCTGGCCATCAGCATGACCCTCATCTCCACCGTGGTGGCGGCCGCAGCCATGCCGCTGTCCTCAGCGCTGTACGGCCGGCTACTGGGGGTCCACGCCGCTCTCCACGTGCCCTTCGTCAAGATCCTCGGCACGCTGCTCTTCATCGCCATTCCCATCTCGCTGGGCATGCTGGTGAAGCTCCGCCTGCCGGCCGCGTCACCCGCGTCCTGCCTGCTCGCCCTCATCCGCCCCTTCAGCTTCGTGCTCATCGTCGGGGGGATCTTCATGGCCTATCAGATGGGCTCCTCCATCCTCGCCAACGTGCAGCCTCCGATCGTGGTGGCGGGTGTGACCGTGCCCGTCTTCGGGCTGCTGGTGGGCTTTGGCTTGGCGCGGCTGGCGGGGCTGGCGCCGGCTCAGAGGAAGACCGTCAGTATCGAGGTGGGCGTGCAGAACAGTCTCCTGGCGCTGGCCGTCATGCAGCTGTCGTTCCAGCGGACCGAGGCGGACTACGCCTCGCAGGCGCCCTTCATAGTGGCCCTGAGCAGCACGTCGGAGATGCTTCTGCTG
- the LOC109074943 gene encoding charged multivesicular body protein 1a-like has protein sequence MDDTLFQLKFTSKQLERLAKKAEKDSKSEQAKVKKALQQKNVECARVYAENAIRKKNEGLNWLRMASRVDAVASKVQTAVTMKGVTKSMTQVTKALDKALSSMDLQKVSAVMDKFESQVQNLDVHTSVMEDSMSSATTLTTPQEQVDDLILQIAEESGLEVEDQLSQLPAGATSLGETSVRSQDKEDQLSRRLAALRN, from the exons ATGGACG acacactcttccAGCTGAAG TTCACGTCGAAGCAGCTGGAGCGGCTGGCCAAAAAGGCAGAGAAAGACTCCAAATCCGAGCAAGCCAAAGTGAAAAAG GCTCTCCAGCAGAAGAACGTGGAGTGTGCGCGTGTGTACGCAGAGAATGCCATTCGCAAGAAGAACGAGGGTCTGAACTGGCTGCGCATGGCGTCTCGTGTGGACGCCGTGGCCTCGAAGGTCCAGACAGCCGTGACTATGAAGGGG GTCACGAAAAGCATGACGCAGGTGACCAAAGCTCTGGATAAGGCTCTGAGCTCCATGGACCTGCAGAAGGTGTCGGCTGTCATGGACAAGTTCGAGAGCCAGGTTCAGAATCTGGACGTTCACACCTCG GTGATGGAGGACTCCATGAGCTCTGCCACCACGCTGACCACGCCGCAGGAGCAGGTGGACGATCTGATCCTGCAGATCGCGGAGGAGAGTGGCCTGGAGGTGGAGGACCAGCTCAGTCAGCTGCCGGCGGGAGCCACGTCACTGGGAGAGACGTCCGTGCGCTCGCAGGACAAAGAGGACCAGCTCTCCAGACG GTTGGCAGCTTTACGTAACTGA